In Fibrobacter sp. UWR3, one DNA window encodes the following:
- the recA gene encoding recombinase RecA — MAKKNTTPTSNLSADKAKAVEAAIAQIEKNYGKGSIMALGSQPVEEIPVIPSGCIQLDMALGVGGFPRGRIIEIYGPESSGKTTLTLHAIAEAQKLGGVAAFIDAEHAFDAVYARKLGVDIESLLVSQPDTGEQALDIAETLVRSGAIDIIVIDSVAALVPQAEINGEMGDNHVGLQARLMSQALRKLTGILSKSNTCMLFINQLRMKIGVMFGNPETTTGGNALKFYATQRIDIRRIAAIKDGEEVIGNRTRVKVVKNKVAAPFTQCEFDILYGCGISREASILDLACELDIIQKSGAWFSYNNERIGQGRENARLFLKDNPELCNEIEQKIRESMKDVELFKLGENEALEAEDDGEISTVEEG; from the coding sequence ATGGCAAAGAAGAACACGACACCCACCAGCAACCTTTCCGCCGACAAGGCAAAAGCGGTCGAAGCGGCAATCGCCCAGATCGAGAAGAATTATGGTAAAGGTTCCATCATGGCTCTCGGCAGCCAGCCCGTCGAAGAAATCCCGGTAATCCCGTCCGGCTGCATCCAGCTCGACATGGCGCTCGGCGTGGGAGGCTTCCCCCGCGGCCGCATCATCGAAATCTACGGCCCCGAATCCTCCGGCAAGACGACCCTCACCCTGCACGCCATCGCCGAAGCCCAGAAGCTTGGCGGCGTTGCGGCCTTCATCGACGCGGAACACGCCTTCGACGCGGTCTACGCCCGCAAGCTCGGTGTCGACATCGAATCCCTCCTCGTTTCCCAGCCCGATACGGGCGAGCAGGCCCTCGACATTGCCGAAACCCTCGTGCGTTCCGGCGCCATCGACATCATCGTGATTGACTCCGTGGCAGCACTTGTCCCGCAGGCCGAAATCAACGGCGAAATGGGCGACAACCACGTTGGCCTGCAGGCCCGCCTCATGAGCCAGGCCCTCCGCAAGCTCACCGGCATCCTCTCGAAGTCCAACACCTGCATGCTGTTCATCAACCAGCTCCGCATGAAGATCGGCGTGATGTTCGGCAACCCCGAAACTACTACCGGCGGTAACGCCCTCAAGTTCTACGCCACCCAGCGTATCGACATCCGCCGCATCGCCGCCATCAAGGACGGTGAAGAGGTCATCGGCAACCGTACCCGCGTGAAGGTCGTGAAGAACAAGGTCGCGGCCCCGTTCACCCAGTGCGAATTCGACATCCTCTACGGTTGCGGCATCTCCCGCGAGGCATCCATCCTCGACCTCGCCTGCGAACTCGACATTATCCAGAAGAGTGGCGCGTGGTTCAGCTACAACAACGAACGCATCGGCCAGGGCCGCGAAAACGCCCGCCTCTTCCTGAAGGACAATCCGGAACTCTGCAACGAGATTGAGCAGAAGATCCGCGAAAGCATGAAGGACGTTGAACTCTTCAAGCTCGGCGAGAACGAAGCCCTCGAGGCCGAAGACGATGGCGAAATCAGCACCGTCGAAGAAGGCTAG
- a CDS encoding CinA family protein, producing the protein MKMKSVQTINEANIEGMEIDKNLLEEAIAELVHAIKEKLIARGEMMATAESCTGGLVASSIVNEAGSSAVLAGGIVAYQNEVKEALLGVSHETLEQFGAVSEQTVREMSAGALEKFGCQWAVSTSGIAGPGGAEPGKPVGTVWMSISWKNGNNSVQNEAFCKIFAGDRLKIRLKSVYMVLCRLFVLLNKQKSTCTSEH; encoded by the coding sequence ATGAAAATGAAGAGCGTACAGACCATCAACGAAGCGAACATCGAAGGTATGGAAATCGACAAGAACCTTCTTGAAGAGGCTATAGCCGAGCTGGTCCACGCCATCAAGGAAAAGCTTATCGCCCGCGGCGAGATGATGGCTACCGCGGAATCCTGCACGGGCGGGCTTGTCGCAAGCAGCATCGTGAACGAGGCGGGCTCTTCAGCCGTACTTGCAGGCGGAATCGTCGCCTACCAGAACGAGGTCAAGGAAGCGCTCCTCGGGGTAAGCCACGAGACTCTCGAGCAGTTCGGGGCAGTGAGCGAGCAGACCGTAAGGGAGATGTCCGCGGGTGCGCTCGAAAAGTTCGGTTGCCAGTGGGCTGTTTCCACCTCGGGCATCGCGGGCCCCGGCGGGGCAGAACCCGGCAAGCCTGTCGGCACCGTATGGATGTCAATTTCGTGGAAAAATGGTAACAACTCGGTGCAAAACGAGGCTTTTTGTAAAATTTTCGCAGGGGATAGGCTCAAAATAAGGCTCAAATCCGTTTATATGGTGTTGTGCAGGCTATTTGTTTTGTTAAATAAACAAAAAAGCACTTGCACAAGTGAACACTAA
- a CDS encoding DUF5683 domain-containing protein: MLNRLLAIFLFACLAFAGVAVAQADSTVAATVPADTSTAESAEADPGEVAEEVPADTAFQGDPLVKGKTGIRSIDTLPVNEWDIPTKRNSLGLTMLLSLFPGGGQYYTEHYVRGGFITGIELLLVYEVYFNKSWQKDRVLEQAQPFRDTVSMYSKLIRETQDRDSIAYYQGKRNEYANRVREKSDKKMEQEDLRYAENAWLFGLHLYGMMDAFGIWYNNNYRSVELRDMKTALLLGLIPGLGQMYNGEFGKAGLLYMGLIGAAASIRTSQNMVEYYLDRKHFLEKENSSSEELDRVTERVTYYRKNRNQYIWGVALIYLYSLGDAVVDALLSDFDNPMHFALLPNLTGGAQALFTLDF; this comes from the coding sequence ATGTTAAACCGTCTGCTTGCCATATTCCTGTTTGCGTGCCTCGCCTTTGCGGGCGTGGCCGTGGCGCAGGCCGATTCGACGGTTGCGGCAACTGTCCCGGCAGATACGTCGACTGCTGAATCGGCGGAGGCGGATCCTGGCGAGGTGGCAGAAGAAGTGCCTGCCGATACGGCGTTCCAGGGCGACCCGCTGGTAAAGGGCAAGACGGGCATACGCTCCATCGATACGCTCCCCGTGAACGAATGGGACATCCCGACAAAGCGCAACTCGCTCGGGCTTACCATGCTCCTGAGCCTTTTCCCGGGCGGCGGGCAGTACTATACGGAGCACTACGTGCGCGGCGGGTTCATTACGGGTATCGAACTCCTCCTGGTTTACGAGGTCTATTTCAACAAGTCGTGGCAGAAGGACCGCGTGCTGGAGCAGGCGCAGCCTTTCCGCGATACCGTGTCGATGTATTCCAAGCTTATCCGCGAAACGCAGGACCGCGACAGCATTGCCTACTATCAGGGCAAGCGAAACGAGTATGCGAACCGCGTGCGTGAAAAGAGCGACAAGAAGATGGAGCAGGAAGACCTGCGCTACGCCGAGAATGCGTGGCTGTTCGGCCTTCACTTGTACGGAATGATGGATGCGTTCGGCATCTGGTACAACAACAATTACCGGAGCGTAGAACTCCGCGACATGAAAACTGCCCTGCTGCTCGGGCTTATCCCGGGGCTCGGCCAGATGTACAATGGCGAGTTCGGCAAGGCGGGGTTACTTTATATGGGACTCATCGGCGCGGCGGCGAGCATCCGCACCTCGCAGAACATGGTGGAATACTACCTCGACCGCAAGCACTTTCTGGAGAAAGAGAATTCCTCGTCCGAGGAACTTGACCGCGTGACCGAGCGCGTCACGTATTACCGCAAGAACAGGAACCAGTATATCTGGGGTGTAGCGCTTATCTACCTGTATTCTCTGGGCGATGCGGTTGTCGATGCCCTGCTGAGCGACTTCGATAACCCGATGCACTTTGCGCTGTTGCCGAACCTTACCGGTGGCGCGCAAGCCCTCTTTACGCTTGATTTTTAA
- a CDS encoding histidine phosphatase family protein: MILWTFRHTKPYNPKDVCYGRLDFDVSPSFEDEAKSAIDDYLKAGAHPTRLFSSPLLRCMRLAEKVSEATGLNIEKDDRLMEINFGTWEGQKLTAVPRNEMAAWKSDWRGYRFPTGESFHDVDKRVETLLDTLDDNGEYLWVSHAGVIAALQHFACGLPDEVFVEGMFSYAMVTRFEFTRNSEGHFRGNFTTVHEGIKMPALVMD; encoded by the coding sequence ATGATTCTTTGGACTTTTCGACACACCAAGCCCTACAACCCGAAAGATGTCTGCTACGGGCGACTCGACTTTGACGTATCCCCCTCATTCGAAGACGAGGCGAAAAGCGCCATCGATGACTACCTGAAGGCTGGCGCCCACCCGACCCGACTCTTCAGCAGCCCGCTCCTGCGGTGCATGCGACTCGCCGAGAAGGTTTCGGAGGCCACCGGGCTTAACATCGAGAAAGACGACAGGCTCATGGAGATAAACTTCGGCACGTGGGAAGGCCAGAAGCTCACCGCCGTCCCCCGCAACGAGATGGCCGCCTGGAAAAGCGACTGGCGCGGGTACAGGTTCCCCACGGGCGAAAGTTTCCACGACGTGGACAAACGTGTAGAGACACTTCTTGACACGCTCGACGACAACGGCGAATACCTGTGGGTAAGCCACGCGGGCGTAATCGCAGCCCTCCAGCACTTCGCGTGCGGACTTCCGGACGAGGTCTTTGTCGAAGGGATGTTCAGCTACGCGATGGTCACGCGATTCGAGTTCACGCGCAACAGCGAAGGGCATTTCCGCGGGAACTTCACGACCGTGCACGAAGGCATCAAGATGCCCGCACTCGTGATGGATTGA